The following proteins are co-located in the Mycteria americana isolate JAX WOST 10 ecotype Jacksonville Zoo and Gardens unplaced genomic scaffold, USCA_MyAme_1.0 Scaffold_53, whole genome shotgun sequence genome:
- the SCX gene encoding basic helix-loop-helix transcription factor scleraxis isoform X1, which yields MSFAMLRSAPSRYLYPEISMLSEDEENGSESSGSDEKPYHLDADGYGIKASKRRSGKKPNRINREPRQRHTANARERDRTNSVNTAFTALRTLIPTEPADRKLSKIETLRLASSYISHLGNVLLVGEACGDGQPCHTTPAFYHHGGSSPPARDTENSQPKQICTFCLSNQRKLRRRQSREQEAGGNDVRSLCICWDLHR from the exons ATGTCCTTTGCCATGCTGCGCTCGGCCCCCAGCCGGTACCTGTACCCCGAGATCAGCATGCTGTCCGAGGACGAGGAGAACGGTAGCGAGAGCTCCGGCTCCGACGAGAAGCCCTACCACCTGGACGCCGACGGCTACGGCATCAAGGCCAGCAAGCGCAGGAGCGGCAAGAAACCCAACCGGATCAACAGGGAGCCCCGGCAGCGTCACACGGCCAACGCGCGGGAGCGTGACCGCACCAACAGCGTCAACACCGCCTTCACCGCCCTCCGCACGCTCATCCCCACCGAGCCGGCCGACAGAAAGCTCTCCAAGATCGAGACCTTGAGACTGGCCTCCAGCTACATCTCCCACCTGGGGAAcgtgctgctggtgggggaggCGTGCGGGGATGGGCAGCCCTGCCACACCACCCCCGCCTTCTACCACcacggcggcagcagcccccctgcGCGCGACACCGAGAACTCCCAGCCCAAACAGATCTGCACTTTCTGCCTCAGCAACCAGAGGAAGCTG AGAAGGAGGCAGAGccgggagcaggaggcaggagggaacGATGTCCGGAGTCTTTGCATCTGCTGGGATTTACACCGCTAA
- the SCX gene encoding basic helix-loop-helix transcription factor scleraxis isoform X2, whose protein sequence is MSFAMLRSAPSRYLYPEISMLSEDEENGSESSGSDEKPYHLDADGYGIKASKRRSGKKPNRINREPRQRHTANARERDRTNSVNTAFTALRTLIPTEPADRKLSKIETLRLASSYISHLGNVLLVGEACGDGQPCHTTPAFYHHGGSSPPARDTENSQPKQICTFCLSNQRKLSKDRDRKTAIRS, encoded by the exons ATGTCCTTTGCCATGCTGCGCTCGGCCCCCAGCCGGTACCTGTACCCCGAGATCAGCATGCTGTCCGAGGACGAGGAGAACGGTAGCGAGAGCTCCGGCTCCGACGAGAAGCCCTACCACCTGGACGCCGACGGCTACGGCATCAAGGCCAGCAAGCGCAGGAGCGGCAAGAAACCCAACCGGATCAACAGGGAGCCCCGGCAGCGTCACACGGCCAACGCGCGGGAGCGTGACCGCACCAACAGCGTCAACACCGCCTTCACCGCCCTCCGCACGCTCATCCCCACCGAGCCGGCCGACAGAAAGCTCTCCAAGATCGAGACCTTGAGACTGGCCTCCAGCTACATCTCCCACCTGGGGAAcgtgctgctggtgggggaggCGTGCGGGGATGGGCAGCCCTGCCACACCACCCCCGCCTTCTACCACcacggcggcagcagcccccctgcGCGCGACACCGAGAACTCCCAGCCCAAACAGATCTGCACTTTCTGCCTCAGCAACCAGAGGAAGCTG AGTAAAGACCGAGACAGGAAGACGGCGATTCGGAGCTAG